Proteins encoded in a region of the Triticum dicoccoides isolate Atlit2015 ecotype Zavitan chromosome 3A, WEW_v2.0, whole genome shotgun sequence genome:
- the LOC119270512 gene encoding two-component response regulator ORR4-like, translating to MTVVDAEARFHVLAVDDSVIDRKLIEMLLRTSSYQVTMVDSGSKALEVLGLRDEGDDDSSSPSSSAPDHHQEVGVNLIITDYCMPGMTGYDLLRRVKGSSSLKDIPVVIMSSENVPARISRCLEDGAEEFFLKPVKLADMKKLKSHLVRRKQPQLQPQPQEKPQAKPQQQQQKPQPEQQQKAEQAPTEPPVEEVSSTGMTSDCGVGSRKRKVAMMEQDGTSASLSSGGSGLAVET from the exons ATGACGGTGGTCGACGCCGAGGCCCGGTTCCACGTcctggcggtggacgacagcgtcaTCGACCGGAAGCTCATCGAGATGCTGCTCAGGACCTCCTCCTACCAAG TCACCATGGTGGACTCCGGGAGCAAGGCGCTGGAGGTCCTGGGACTGAGAGACGAGGGCGACGACGACTCCTCATCCCCTTCCTCCTCCGCCCCTGACCACCATCAG GAGGTGGGCGTGAATTTGATCATCACAGACTACTGCATGCCTGGCATGACAGGATACGATCTGCTGAGGAGGGTCAAG GGGTCATCTTCATTGAAGGACATTCCAGTGGTGATCATGTCGTCTGAGAATGTGCCTGCCAGGATCAGCAG GTGCTTGGAGGACGGCGCGGAGGAGTTCTTCCTCAAGCCCGTGAAGCTGGCTGACATGAAGAAGCTCAAGTCTCACCTGGTCCGGCGGAAGCAGCCCCAGCTCCAGCCGCAGCCACAAGAGAAGCCACAAGCAAagccacagcagcagcagcaaaaaccacagccagagcagcagcagaaaGCAGAGCAAGCGCCAACCGAGCCGCCGGTGGAGGAAGTGAGCAGCACCGGAATGACGAGTGACTGCGGCGTCGGCAGCAGGAAGCGGAAGGTGGCGATGATGGAGCAGGACGGGACGAGCGCGAGCCTCTCCAGCGGCGGCAGCGGCCTGGCGGTGGAGACCTGA